A region of Helicobacter sp. 12S02232-10 DNA encodes the following proteins:
- the tssB gene encoding type VI secretion system contractile sheath small subunit, whose protein sequence is MADSSIAPKERINISYKAKTNGLNADVELPMKIMVMANLTGGVNQTPLEDREMISINKINFNQVMEKMDIQTSFTVKNVLNTEADEMNINLKISSIKDFSPDNIVRQVPELKKLMRLRESLMALKGPMGNIPDFRKAVLNALSDKEAKEKLLLEISKAKEEQDKE, encoded by the coding sequence ATGGCTGATAGTTCTATAGCTCCAAAAGAGCGCATTAATATTTCATACAAAGCAAAGACAAATGGTCTCAATGCCGATGTTGAATTGCCTATGAAAATTATGGTTATGGCAAATCTTACTGGAGGAGTTAATCAAACACCTTTAGAAGATAGAGAGATGATTTCAATCAATAAAATAAATTTCAATCAAGTTATGGAAAAAATGGATATTCAAACTAGTTTTACAGTTAAGAATGTTTTAAATACGGAAGCAGATGAAATGAATATTAATCTAAAAATTTCAAGCATAAAAGATTTTTCGCCTGATAATATTGTCCGACAAGTCCCTGAACTCAAAAAACTAATGCGCTTGCGAGAATCACTAATGGCACTAAAAGGACCTATGGGAAATATTCCTGATTTTAGAAAAGCCGTTTTGAATGCTTTGAGCGATAAGGAAGCAAAAGAAAAACTATTGTTAGAAATTTCTAAAGCAAAAGAAGAACAAGATAAAGAGTAA
- the tssC gene encoding type VI secretion system contractile sheath large subunit, with amino-acid sequence MKVETIETPIIESIMQKSKYLENDDSYNIAKQGVAEFISQIVQSENVADKINKFVLDEMIAHIDELLSKQMDEILHNENLQQIEATWRGLYTLVERTDFNENIKIDLFDVTKEEALEDFELNPDITKTTLYKNIYSAEYGQFGGEPIGAIIGDYQLGVSNPDMTFLNKMAAIGAMSHAPFLTSAGAKFFGLDNYMELPNIQDLKALLEGPQYTRWRSFRENEDAKYTGLLITRFLSRSPYDPENNPVKAFNYIENVNTSHNHLLWGNSVYLFATRLTESFAKYRWCGNIIGPQSGGEVRDLPMYFYESFGSVQSKIPTEVLITDRREYELSENGFITLTLRRGSNNASFFSANSALKPKIFPNTPEGKEAETNFRLGTQLPYLFLISRVAHYLKVLQREEIGSWKERQDIEKGLNDWLRQYISDQENPPSEVRSRRPFRGAKVNVVDIPGEPGWYKVELLARPHFKYMGANFELSLVGKLDKE; translated from the coding sequence ATGAAAGTCGAAACAATCGAAACGCCGATCATAGAAAGTATTATGCAAAAAAGCAAGTATTTAGAGAACGATGATAGTTATAATATTGCCAAACAAGGCGTAGCTGAATTTATCTCTCAAATTGTGCAGTCTGAAAATGTTGCTGACAAAATCAATAAATTCGTTTTGGATGAAATGATTGCCCATATTGATGAATTATTATCCAAACAAATGGATGAAATTTTGCACAACGAAAATCTTCAGCAAATTGAAGCTACTTGGAGAGGTTTATATACCTTAGTAGAAAGGACGGATTTTAACGAAAATATCAAAATAGATTTGTTTGATGTGACCAAAGAAGAAGCATTGGAAGATTTTGAACTCAATCCCGATATTACAAAAACAACGCTTTATAAAAATATTTATTCTGCAGAGTATGGACAATTTGGGGGTGAACCCATAGGAGCAATCATCGGGGATTATCAATTGGGCGTGTCAAATCCCGATATGACTTTTTTAAATAAAATGGCTGCCATTGGAGCAATGTCGCACGCACCATTTTTAACTTCTGCGGGAGCAAAGTTTTTTGGTTTGGATAATTATATGGAGCTTCCAAACATTCAAGACTTAAAAGCTTTGCTCGAAGGACCCCAATATACAAGATGGAGAAGTTTCAGAGAAAATGAAGATGCTAAATATACCGGTTTGCTTATAACGAGGTTTTTGAGTCGATCTCCCTATGATCCTGAAAACAATCCCGTAAAAGCTTTTAATTACATTGAAAATGTGAATACATCTCACAACCATCTTTTGTGGGGTAACTCGGTTTATCTTTTTGCCACAAGATTAACGGAAAGTTTTGCAAAATACCGATGGTGCGGCAATATCATAGGTCCTCAAAGTGGCGGTGAAGTCAGGGATTTGCCAATGTATTTTTATGAAAGTTTTGGTAGTGTTCAATCAAAAATACCCACAGAAGTTTTGATTACAGATAGAAGAGAATACGAACTTTCAGAAAATGGTTTCATCACCTTGACCCTTCGAAGAGGAAGCAATAATGCATCTTTCTTTTCGGCAAATTCAGCATTAAAACCAAAGATTTTTCCAAATACTCCTGAAGGCAAAGAGGCTGAAACTAACTTTAGACTTGGAACGCAACTCCCTTATCTATTTTTGATATCGAGGGTAGCTCATTACCTAAAAGTTCTCCAAAGGGAAGAGATAGGAAGTTGGAAAGAAAGACAAGATATTGAGAAAGGGCTTAATGATTGGCTCAGGCAATATATTTCAGACCAAGAAAATCCTCCTTCTGAAGTTAGAAGTAGAAGACCTTTCAGAGGGGCAAAAGTCAATGTAGTGGATATACCTGGAGAACCTGGTTGGTATAAAGTGGAACTCTTAGCTAGACCTCATTTTAAATATATGGGGGCAAATTTTGAGCTATCTTTAGTTGGCAAGTTGGACAAAGAGTAG
- a CDS encoding GPW/gp25 family protein yields MGFIDGIIHNLDDQCASINYFENTFSDIKNNINSLLNTRVDDCISVPNLGFSELNQFSADSNEIYSTLGFEIQNMLYEYEPRIKILSISYSDISAPWELSFILRCALVADKFKEFDIWIVFRNNRFCEVL; encoded by the coding sequence ATGGGTTTTATTGATGGTATCATTCATAATTTGGATGACCAATGTGCTTCTATAAATTATTTTGAAAATACATTTTCAGATATTAAGAACAATATCAATTCCTTGTTGAATACAAGGGTTGATGATTGTATCAGTGTCCCGAATTTAGGATTTTCAGAGCTTAATCAATTCAGTGCAGATTCCAACGAAATTTATAGTACTTTGGGATTTGAGATTCAAAATATGCTGTATGAATATGAACCTAGAATTAAAATTTTATCTATCAGCTATTCAGATATTTCAGCCCCTTGGGAATTGTCTTTTATTTTGAGATGTGCTCTTGTTGCAGACAAATTCAAGGAGTTTGATATTTGGATTGTTTTCCGCAATAACAGGTTTTGCGAGGTTCTTTAA
- the tssF gene encoding type VI secretion system baseplate subunit TssF, which yields MEDKDRLLYYRQEIDYLLHTRELFIKNFPKLAPFLSHDSKDPDIERLIENLALLTSKIRQEMDQNIPTIAESLINIISPNYTSPIPSVSMQEFSLSPNCSEKKIFIPKGTKLKSEPIDGVACSFKTIYDVHLYPLKISDLFVTTAGNKYALSIKTTLIHKNTLVSDLGIDRLNLFLGLDIYLSTTLLMWIFNHLEKIVLIPVGKEEEFRIPNDSIAPIGFSEDESIFYGRNSGAEAFQLMQEFFFIPDKFNFVSIKNLDILSSFKTEGFSIKLVFNKEIPPLCIPRKENINFFITPIVNLFETSAEPIINNNQKDGYRIFIDRTKPHYYEILDILKVQASSTKSGRRLLKNYKSFERFEFFENKHLSDFYSIANKYDSQGNSYREISFFLMDPDRFDIETISIETLCCNKNLPMQLKIGQINQIEKIFADVMTKNITIPTKMHAVQIDGQLLWRLVSVLSLNYQTIIDRKSFLSVLQAYDFTIQNEDADNISKRLSQGITDIKSKSIYRITNGISKKGILCLMFIDEEKFYGIGEIYRFGLVVSRFLSFFASTNSFCELQIFCQNTRQTIEFNPCEGIKSTI from the coding sequence ATGGAAGATAAAGATAGGCTTCTTTATTACAGGCAAGAAATTGATTATTTATTGCATACGCGAGAGCTTTTTATAAAAAACTTTCCCAAACTTGCGCCTTTTTTATCCCATGACAGCAAAGATCCTGATATTGAAAGATTGATTGAAAATTTAGCCTTGCTTACCTCTAAAATCCGTCAGGAAATGGATCAAAATATCCCGACAATTGCAGAGTCTTTGATTAATATTATATCGCCAAATTATACTTCACCCATTCCTTCTGTATCTATGCAAGAATTTAGCCTTTCTCCAAATTGCAGTGAGAAGAAAATTTTTATCCCAAAAGGTACAAAACTAAAATCTGAGCCTATTGATGGTGTAGCCTGTTCTTTTAAAACTATTTACGATGTGCATTTATATCCCTTGAAGATTTCGGATTTATTTGTAACGACTGCAGGCAATAAATACGCTTTGAGTATAAAAACAACGCTCATTCATAAAAATACCCTTGTAAGTGATTTGGGGATTGATAGATTGAATCTTTTTTTGGGATTAGACATTTATCTATCAACGACACTTTTAATGTGGATATTCAACCATCTTGAAAAAATTGTCCTGATTCCTGTCGGAAAAGAAGAAGAATTTAGAATTCCTAATGACTCGATTGCTCCTATAGGTTTTAGTGAAGATGAAAGTATCTTTTATGGCAGAAATTCAGGTGCTGAAGCGTTTCAATTGATGCAGGAATTTTTCTTTATTCCTGACAAGTTTAATTTTGTCAGTATCAAAAACTTGGATATTTTAAGTAGTTTTAAAACTGAGGGCTTTAGCATAAAACTAGTTTTCAACAAAGAAATTCCTCCCTTATGTATTCCTAGAAAAGAAAATATTAATTTCTTTATCACTCCTATCGTAAATTTGTTTGAGACTTCTGCAGAACCTATTATCAATAACAACCAAAAAGATGGTTATCGAATTTTTATCGACCGCACTAAACCTCATTATTATGAAATTTTAGACATCTTAAAAGTCCAAGCTTCAAGTACAAAAAGCGGGCGAAGACTCCTCAAAAATTATAAATCGTTTGAAAGATTTGAATTTTTTGAAAATAAGCATTTAAGCGATTTTTATAGTATTGCAAATAAATACGATTCGCAGGGAAATTCTTATCGGGAAATATCATTTTTTTTAATGGATCCTGATCGATTTGATATAGAGACTATCTCTATAGAAACTTTATGTTGCAATAAAAATCTTCCTATGCAATTAAAGATAGGTCAAATCAATCAAATCGAAAAAATTTTTGCAGATGTTATGACCAAAAATATCACTATCCCGACAAAAATGCACGCTGTTCAAATTGATGGACAGCTTCTTTGGAGACTCGTTTCCGTACTTTCGCTCAACTACCAAACCATTATTGACAGAAAATCTTTTCTTTCAGTCTTGCAGGCATATGATTTTACTATTCAGAATGAAGATGCAGATAATATTTCAAAAAGACTTTCGCAAGGCATTACAGATATCAAATCCAAATCCATCTATCGTATCACGAACGGAATTTCCAAAAAAGGAATTTTATGCCTGATGTTTATTGATGAAGAAAAATTCTATGGTATCGGAGAGATTTATAGATTTGGTTTGGTGGTATCTCGCTTTTTATCTTTTTTTGCCTCTACGAATTCATTTTGCGAACTCCAAATTTTTTGCCAAAATACGCGACAAACCATTGAGTTCAATCCTTGCGAAGGGATAAAATCAACAATTTAA
- the tssG gene encoding type VI secretion system baseplate subunit TssG yields the protein MVITENKVKDYSFYKLIESLLKNTDRDNLFLRVNPSLGHPSRDIECLKINPENSIFELFVNFMGLHGNSSQLPSYILDKFSKNNDGNEGWSLFFDFFHHYLLWLFFDTISIKNYPRSFKKDIDDKISKMLLSMLGLKDTQVAKTYLPFASLIASHRRPKKQIERVLQVTFNLFGKIWILENILHQITINPKQKIFLGIKNSSLGNTFILGDKVKSYQTKIGVLIKDISYQEALEFLPAGSKFMSLRDSIIFLTNNEFAIDLYLQIRYSDHMSFKLGRNGIKLGWGSIMGKPKNDIYTMLVKMYE from the coding sequence ATGGTAATTACAGAAAATAAAGTCAAAGATTATTCTTTTTATAAACTCATAGAATCGCTATTAAAAAACACCGATAGAGACAATCTATTTTTAAGGGTGAATCCCTCTTTGGGTCACCCTTCAAGGGATATAGAATGCCTCAAAATCAATCCCGAGAATTCCATCTTTGAATTATTTGTTAATTTTATGGGATTGCATGGGAATAGTTCTCAACTTCCGAGCTATATTTTGGATAAATTTTCCAAAAATAATGATGGCAATGAAGGTTGGAGTCTATTTTTTGATTTTTTTCATCATTATCTCTTGTGGTTATTTTTCGACACCATTTCGATTAAAAACTACCCAAGATCGTTCAAAAAAGACATTGATGACAAGATATCAAAGATGCTTTTATCAATGTTGGGTCTCAAGGATACTCAAGTTGCTAAAACTTATTTGCCTTTTGCTTCTCTCATTGCTTCGCATCGCAGACCTAAAAAACAGATCGAAAGAGTGTTGCAAGTCACTTTCAATCTATTTGGAAAAATATGGATACTTGAAAATATTCTCCATCAAATAACCATTAATCCCAAACAAAAAATTTTTTTGGGGATTAAAAACTCTTCACTCGGAAATACTTTTATCTTAGGAGATAAAGTCAAGTCCTATCAAACAAAAATCGGCGTGTTGATTAAAGACATCAGCTATCAAGAAGCGCTTGAATTTTTGCCTGCGGGATCAAAATTTATGAGTCTTAGGGATAGTATTATTTTTTTAACTAATAATGAGTTTGCCATCGATCTATATTTGCAAATTCGCTATAGCGATCATATGTCATTCAAATTGGGAAGAAACGGCATTAAGCTAGGTTGGGGAAGCATTATGGGCAAACCAAAGAATGACATCTATACTATGCTTGTTAAAATGTATGAATGA
- a CDS encoding flagellar basal body P-ring protein FlgI, translating to MVFQRHSSGIFLVCFLVCLFGLKLQAEKIGDIANIVGVRDNQLIGYGLVIGLNGTGDKTSSKFTMQSVANMLESVNVKISPEDIKSKNVAAVMITASLPSFGRQGDKIDIQISSIGDAKSIEGGTLVMTPLTAVDGNIYAIAQGAVALGSSQNLLSGTVVNGATIEREVSYDLYNKTGMTLSLKKSNFQNAIKIQNTLNEVFGSDIAVAIDPRTIKIARPEKLSMVEFLALVQEVNVDYSNRDKIIIDEKSGTIVAGVGIIVHPVVVTSGDITIKITKDPLNGQSQKLDGDNDFDPKENTLSSNGKLTTISSVVKALQKMGASPKSMISILEAMKKSGAISAEIEVI from the coding sequence ATGGTATTTCAAAGGCACTCAAGCGGAATTTTTCTAGTGTGTTTTTTAGTATGCTTATTTGGCTTGAAACTGCAGGCGGAGAAAATAGGTGATATTGCTAATATTGTAGGGGTGAGGGATAATCAGCTCATCGGTTACGGCTTAGTGATCGGACTAAATGGGACAGGAGATAAGACGAGTTCAAAATTTACGATGCAATCGGTAGCAAATATGCTTGAGAGCGTGAATGTAAAAATTTCTCCTGAAGACATCAAATCCAAGAATGTCGCAGCAGTAATGATTACAGCTTCTTTACCTTCGTTTGGGAGACAGGGGGATAAGATCGACATACAGATATCTTCTATAGGTGATGCAAAATCTATTGAGGGTGGGACGCTTGTGATGACACCATTGACTGCAGTCGATGGAAATATTTACGCCATTGCTCAAGGAGCTGTAGCTTTGGGAAGCTCACAAAATCTTCTTTCAGGAACCGTTGTTAATGGGGCTACGATAGAGCGTGAGGTAAGCTATGATCTTTATAATAAAACAGGGATGACGCTGAGTTTGAAAAAGTCAAATTTTCAAAATGCCATCAAAATCCAAAATACACTCAATGAGGTTTTTGGTTCTGATATCGCTGTTGCTATTGACCCTAGGACAATTAAAATTGCACGACCTGAGAAGTTGAGTATGGTAGAGTTTCTCGCACTTGTTCAAGAAGTGAATGTAGATTATTCCAACAGAGATAAAATTATTATTGATGAAAAATCAGGCACTATCGTGGCAGGAGTGGGAATTATCGTACATCCTGTGGTTGTTACAAGCGGGGATATTACTATCAAAATCACTAAAGATCCTTTGAATGGGCAATCTCAAAAGCTTGATGGGGATAACGACTTTGATCCCAAAGAAAATACGCTTAGCTCAAATGGCAAGCTTACGACTATTTCTAGTGTCGTGAAAGCGTTGCAAAAAATGGGTGCAAGCCCCAAAAGTATGATTTCCATTCTTGAAGCAATGAAAAAAAGTGGCGCAATCAGTGCTGAAATTGAGGTGATATGA
- a CDS encoding ATP-binding protein — translation MIQLEDTTDTDEKVIGQDVLEKINSQDKQELLGLLNEFILQTYKIEKEFKDYKALYEWVIEILPQAIWVINNGGSFFYKNTLANQIEIIFQEAKKQDFSGEVDYDEKTYLFQSNSIQNKQIVTAMDITLQKRQERLASMGRVSAHLAHEIRNPVGSISLLASTLLKRVDNASKPIVFEIQKALWRVERIISATLLFSKGVSIQKSACNLNDLKDDLEEAIEQYTYTKQIDFLFDFGMQEAFFDLNLMGIVLQNFVYNAIDAIEEGEESRGWVKVDVNIYKEQIVFRIADNGKAVENKNLLFEPFKTTKLKGNGLGLSLSLQIVEAHGGSIELLEDREKVFEIKIPNSI, via the coding sequence ATCATCCAGCTTGAAGATACTACAGATACTGATGAAAAAGTAATAGGTCAAGATGTGCTTGAGAAAATTAACTCTCAAGATAAACAGGAGCTTCTTGGACTTTTGAATGAGTTCATACTTCAAACTTATAAGATTGAGAAAGAATTTAAAGACTATAAAGCTCTTTATGAATGGGTCATTGAGATTTTACCCCAAGCGATATGGGTGATCAATAATGGTGGTAGTTTTTTTTATAAAAATACGTTGGCCAATCAGATTGAGATTATTTTTCAAGAGGCTAAAAAACAGGATTTTAGTGGCGAAGTTGATTATGATGAAAAAACCTATTTATTTCAAAGCAACAGTATTCAAAATAAACAGATTGTAACGGCTATGGATATCACGCTTCAAAAGCGACAGGAGCGACTGGCTTCTATGGGGCGAGTTTCGGCACATTTGGCTCACGAAATCCGTAATCCTGTGGGATCGATTTCGCTTTTGGCATCGACACTGCTGAAACGCGTGGATAATGCTTCAAAACCCATCGTTTTTGAGATACAAAAGGCTTTATGGAGGGTCGAAAGGATTATTAGCGCAACCTTACTTTTTTCTAAAGGCGTGAGTATTCAAAAGAGTGCGTGTAATTTGAATGACCTTAAGGATGATTTGGAAGAGGCTATTGAGCAATACACTTACACCAAGCAAATAGATTTTTTGTTTGATTTTGGGATGCAGGAGGCATTTTTTGATTTAAATTTAATGGGGATTGTATTACAAAATTTTGTCTATAACGCCATTGATGCAATTGAAGAAGGAGAGGAAAGTAGGGGATGGGTGAAAGTTGATGTGAATATTTATAAGGAACAGATTGTATTTCGTATTGCCGATAATGGCAAAGCAGTAGAAAATAAAAATCTTCTTTTTGAACCCTTTAAGACTACAAAACTCAAGGGGAATGGTCTAGGACTTTCACTTTCTTTGCAAATTGTGGAGGCTCATGGAGGAAGTATTGAACTTTTGGAAGATAGAGAGAAAGTTTTTGAAATCAAGATTCCAAACTCTATTTAG
- a CDS encoding Dps family protein, translated as MNTVKLLKQLQADSIVLFMKIHNFHWNVKGSDFYHTHKATERIYEEFADMFDDLAERIVQIGDKPVVTLTEALKTAKVKEEIRSDFRSDEVFKGILQDYEYLEKEFKQLSELADKENDKVTANYADDQTAKLQKSLWMLKAHLA; from the coding sequence ATGAATACCGTTAAATTACTCAAACAGCTTCAAGCTGATTCCATCGTACTTTTTATGAAAATTCACAATTTTCACTGGAATGTTAAGGGTTCTGATTTTTATCACACCCATAAAGCGACAGAAAGAATTTATGAAGAGTTTGCTGATATGTTTGATGATCTTGCTGAAAGGATTGTACAAATCGGAGATAAGCCTGTAGTCACTCTTACAGAGGCACTAAAAACTGCTAAAGTAAAAGAAGAGATTCGATCAGATTTTCGATCAGATGAAGTTTTTAAAGGTATTTTGCAAGATTATGAATATCTTGAAAAAGAATTTAAACAATTGTCTGAATTGGCTGATAAAGAAAATGACAAGGTAACTGCAAATTATGCAGATGATCAAACTGCCAAGCTTCAAAAATCTCTTTGGATGTTAAAGGCACATTTAGCTTAA
- the hisD gene encoding histidinol dehydrogenase yields MIKILNTADSSFKEKFQQVLDRGKLDIKDVKTKVQSLLDDVSSRGLKAVLEHIAKFDRWNPLGFEDICVSPQMCQNAYENLSEDVKCALHTAYERIYAFHLKQKPKTWLDLEENGTILGQKIAPVQRAGLYIPGGKAAYPSSLLMNAIPAIVAGVKEIIVCTPTPENRLNDILLGAAHLCQIKTIYKVGGASAIGMMAYGIEGIKKVDVITGPGNIFVATAKQLVFGEVSIDMIAGPSEIGIIADESANPKYIAHDLLSQAEHDEMASSILITPSSKIADETIFHLRKILSTLQRQSIAEESIVNRGMIIIAKNIEECIDLSNEIAPEHLEILTYNPFELLPKIKDAGAIFLGENTPEPIGDYLAGPNHTLPTGGSAKFFSPLGTEHFMKKSSIISFSKQAILELGEDCAKLAHLEGLGAHKEAVLARIKE; encoded by the coding sequence ATGATAAAAATACTAAATACTGCCGATTCGAGTTTTAAGGAGAAATTTCAGCAGGTGCTGGATAGAGGAAAACTTGATATAAAAGATGTCAAAACGAAAGTTCAGAGTTTGCTTGATGATGTTTCTTCACGCGGACTGAAAGCGGTTTTGGAGCATATTGCAAAATTTGATCGTTGGAATCCGCTTGGGTTTGAGGACATTTGCGTATCTCCGCAGATGTGTCAAAACGCTTATGAGAATTTGAGCGAGGATGTAAAATGTGCTTTGCATACCGCTTATGAGAGGATTTATGCTTTTCATTTGAAACAAAAGCCAAAAACTTGGCTGGATTTGGAAGAAAATGGGACGATTTTGGGTCAAAAGATCGCTCCTGTCCAGCGGGCAGGTCTTTACATACCCGGAGGAAAAGCGGCTTATCCGAGCTCTTTGCTGATGAATGCCATTCCTGCAATCGTCGCAGGTGTCAAAGAAATTATTGTATGCACTCCCACTCCTGAAAATCGGCTCAATGATATTTTGCTTGGGGCAGCTCATTTATGCCAAATTAAAACAATTTATAAAGTCGGTGGGGCAAGTGCGATCGGGATGATGGCTTATGGCATCGAGGGGATTAAGAAAGTCGATGTTATAACAGGTCCAGGAAATATTTTTGTTGCCACTGCTAAACAACTTGTTTTTGGTGAAGTGTCTATTGATATGATTGCAGGTCCTAGTGAGATTGGCATTATTGCTGATGAAAGTGCCAATCCTAAATATATCGCTCACGATTTACTCTCTCAAGCCGAACACGATGAGATGGCAAGCTCGATTTTAATCACACCAAGTTCCAAAATAGCTGATGAAACTATCTTTCATCTTCGCAAAATTTTAAGCACTTTACAACGTCAAAGCATTGCTGAAGAAAGCATTGTTAATCGGGGGATGATTATCATTGCCAAAAATATTGAAGAATGCATTGATTTGAGCAATGAGATTGCACCTGAACATTTAGAGATACTCACGTATAATCCTTTTGAGCTTTTGCCTAAAATTAAAGATGCAGGTGCAATATTTTTAGGTGAAAATACACCTGAACCTATAGGTGATTATCTTGCTGGTCCTAATCATACGTTACCTACAGGAGGAAGTGCAAAGTTTTTTTCTCCTTTAGGAACGGAGCATTTTATGAAAAAAAGCTCTATTATTAGTTTTTCAAAACAAGCTATTTTGGAGCTTGGCGAGGATTGTGCTAAATTGGCCCATCTTGAAGGGCTTGGTGCGCATAAGGAAGCCGTTTTAGCTAGAATAAAGGAGTGA
- a CDS encoding DUF2018 family protein: protein MWEKFDDLEMLEGSPIEKWKDIIFNASRNLSGIELERMLELQAIYEVAFEEFELENKLKELYMRLKEDVEFQEKVKHQKNNIAIESMAKILSENE from the coding sequence ATGTGGGAAAAATTTGATGATCTTGAAATGCTTGAGGGCAGTCCGATTGAAAAATGGAAAGATATTATTTTCAATGCAAGCAGGAATCTTTCAGGTATTGAGCTTGAAAGAATGTTAGAATTGCAAGCGATTTATGAGGTGGCATTTGAAGAGTTTGAGCTTGAAAATAAGCTCAAAGAATTATATATGAGGCTCAAGGAAGATGTGGAATTTCAAGAAAAAGTCAAGCATCAAAAAAATAATATTGCTATTGAATCGATGGCTAAAATTTTGAGTGAAAATGAATAA
- a CDS encoding polyprenyl synthetase family protein yields MLGEVQERIRSFMDQVGNPNVSHLFSQVVCGKMLRSKLILAICPHHPKVIDLCAVIEMIQSASLLHDDVIDESETRRGQSSLNAVFGNKNSIMLGDVFYSKAFFELTKIDDRVARCISNAVVELSRGEIDDVFMGESFNSDKEKYFQMLRDKTASLIAASAESAAILSGLDSAKYRDYGLNLGIAFQIVDDLLDVTQDERILGKPVMNDFKEGKSTLPYILLYEALGEDQRKILISYFREDKIDAQKWFKEHFYKYNIIPLVIAEARKYGNLAIASIKDQNNRLLEEVVESMIYREF; encoded by the coding sequence ATGTTAGGGGAAGTCCAAGAGAGAATACGAAGTTTTATGGATCAGGTTGGTAATCCGAACGTTTCCCATCTTTTTTCTCAAGTGGTTTGCGGGAAAATGTTAAGAAGTAAGCTTATTTTGGCCATATGTCCTCATCATCCCAAAGTAATCGATTTGTGTGCGGTTATTGAGATGATCCAAAGCGCCTCTTTGCTTCACGATGATGTGATTGATGAATCAGAAACCCGCAGAGGACAATCTTCTTTAAATGCGGTTTTTGGAAATAAGAATTCGATTATGCTAGGTGATGTTTTTTATTCAAAGGCATTTTTTGAGCTTACAAAGATAGATGATAGGGTGGCTAGATGTATTTCAAATGCTGTTGTTGAGCTTTCAAGAGGAGAAATAGATGATGTATTTATGGGGGAAAGCTTCAATTCAGATAAGGAAAAATACTTTCAGATGTTGCGGGATAAAACTGCCTCTTTGATTGCTGCAAGTGCTGAGTCAGCAGCCATTTTAAGCGGATTGGACAGTGCAAAGTATAGGGATTACGGACTTAATTTGGGAATTGCATTTCAAATTGTCGATGATTTGCTTGATGTTACTCAAGATGAACGTATTCTTGGAAAACCTGTTATGAATGATTTCAAGGAAGGGAAAAGCACCTTGCCTTACATTTTGTTGTATGAAGCACTTGGTGAAGATCAGAGAAAAATTTTGATTTCTTATTTTAGAGAAGATAAAATAGATGCCCAAAAGTGGTTCAAAGAACATTTTTACAAATACAACATTATACCGCTCGTAATTGCTGAAGCTAGAAAATACGGGAATTTGGCCATTGCTTCGATTAAGGATCAAAACAATCGCTTATTGGAAGAAGTGGTTGAAAGTATGATATATAGGGAGTTTTGA